Proteins from one Salvelinus sp. IW2-2015 linkage group LG32, ASM291031v2, whole genome shotgun sequence genomic window:
- the shhb gene encoding tiggy-winkle hedgehog protein has translation MDVMLILIRIALVGFICLFLASAGLACGPGKGYGKQRHPKKLKPLAYKQFIPNVAEKTLGASGKYEGKITRNSERFKDLTPNYNPDIIFKDEENTNADRLMTQRCKDKLNSLAISVMNQWPGVKLRVTEGWDEDGHHFEESLHYEGRAVDITTSDRDKSKYGMLSRLAVEAGFDWVNYESKAHIHCSVKAENSVAAKSGGCFPGSASVLLEDGRSKLVKELEVGDKVLAADIEGNIVSSDFLMFLDQDPVSRREFYVFETEKPNRKLRLTPAHLVFITSNVTDDDMTAVFASNVKPGQQVFVVDEAVDHLKAVTVERIYVEEYEGSYAPVTSQGTIIVDHVLASCYAVIEDHKWAHWAFAPVRLGHALMSFTDLVKKREDIRQRDGIHWYSDILYHIGTLLLDRNSFHPLGMSQS, from the exons ATGGACGTGATGCTTATACTGATAAGAATTGCGCTCGTGGGCTTCATCTGCCTGTTTCTAGCATCCGCTGGGTTGGCCTGTGGTCCAGGCAAGGGATATGGAAAACAAAGACATCCGAAAAAACTGAAGCCTTTGGCTTACAAGCAGTTCATTCCCAACGTGGCGGAGAAGACCCTTGGGGCCAGTGGCAAATACGAAGGGAAGATCACAAGGAACTCTGAAAGATTTAAAGACCTGACACCAAACTACAATCCTGACATTATTTTCAAAGATGAGGAAAACACTAATGCTGACAGACTTATGACACAG aGATGTAAGGACAAACTGAACtctttggctatttcagtcatgAATCAGTGGCCGGGAGTGAAGCTGCGCGTGACAGAAGGCTGGGACGAGGATGGACACCATTTCGAAGAATCTTTACACTATGAAGGAAGGGCTGTGGATATTACCACCTCTGACAGAGATAAGAGCAAATATGGAATGTTATCCCGGCTCGCGGTGGAGGCAGGATTCGACTGGGTCAATTATGAATCCAAAGCCCATATTCATTGCTCTGTGAAAGCAG AAAATTCAGTTGCTGCAAAGTCGGGTGGCTGCTTCCCTGGATCCGCCTCAGTTCTCCTCGAGGATGGTCGAAGCAAGCTGGTAAAAGAACTGGAGGTGGGCGACAAGGTGTTAGCAGCAGACATAGAAGGAAATATTGTGTCCAGCGATTTCCTCATGTTCTTGGACCAAGATCCAGTGTCAAGACGagaattttatgtttttgaaacaGAGAAGCCCAACCGAAAGTTAAGACTGACCCCGGCTCACCTGGTCTTCATCACCAGTAACGTTACGGATGACGATATGACTGCAGTGTTTGCCAGTAATGTAAAACCTGGGCAACAGGTGTTTGTTGTGGACGAGGCCGTAGACCACCTGAAGGCAGTTACTGTGGAAAGGATTTACGTGGAAGAATACGAGGGATCTTATGCCCCAGTAACCTCACAAGGAACCATCATAGTTGACCATGTTTTGGCGAGCTGTTACGCGGTAATCGAGGACCACAAATGGGCGCACTGGGCCTTTGCGCCAGTCCGGTTGGGGCACGCGTTGATGTCCTTCACAGATCTCGTCAAAAAGCGCGAGGACATACGTCAGAGAGATGGAATACACTGGTACTCAGACATTCTATACCACATAGGGACATTGCTGCTGGACAGAAACTCCTTCCATCCTCTTGGAATGTCCCAAAGCTGA